One Nostoc sp. UHCC 0302 DNA window includes the following coding sequences:
- a CDS encoding heavy metal translocating P-type ATPase, producing MKRKIHSESTNCCSCEHENYENHNHDHNHSHDENHNHDHGEEFNLKKEVFSLVVILILYVSGIISEAQLHNTLYSIGEYLLFIPAYLLSGWSVLKTAGRNIVRGKVFDETFLMTVATLGAIAIHKLPEAVGVMLFYKIGELFQDIAVNRSRSSIKALLEVRPDYANIKTETGLNRVSPEAVKIDDIIFVKPGEKIPLDGEIIEGNSQVDASALTGESVPRTVRVGETVLAGMLNKIGVLTIKVTKLFDESSIAKILDLVQNARSKKAETEKFITIFARYYTPVVVFVSLAIAILPPLLIPGATSSEWVYRALILLVISCPCGLVISIPLGYFGGIGGAAKRGILIKGSTFLDTLTKVNTVVFDKTGTLTKGTFKVTQIVPSNSDFNQYDLLTLAAKIESHSNHPIAQSIRDAYGQSIDVSVVRDYEEIAGYGIKANVDNKLVLAGSDRLLHKENIAHETCNVEGTVVHLAVDRIYAGYIVIADELKEDAREAIQALKRIGVEKTVMLTGDNQAIASRIALQLGIDDYEAELLPEEKVSVIEKLLHTPGKHGKVAFIGDGINDAPVIARADVGMAMGGLGSDAAIETADIVIMTDAPSKVAEAIQIAKKTHRIVWQNIAFALGIKSIFIALSIFGIATMWEAVFADVGVALLAIFNATRVMK from the coding sequence ATGAAGCGGAAAATACATTCAGAATCTACCAATTGTTGTAGCTGTGAACATGAAAATTATGAGAATCATAACCATGACCATAATCATAGCCATGACGAGAATCATAACCATGACCACGGTGAAGAATTCAATCTAAAAAAAGAAGTGTTTTCTTTGGTTGTAATTTTAATTTTGTATGTGTCGGGTATAATTTCTGAAGCACAATTACATAATACCCTCTACTCTATAGGTGAATATTTGCTTTTTATTCCAGCCTATCTTTTAAGTGGATGGAGTGTTTTAAAAACTGCGGGACGGAATATAGTTAGAGGGAAAGTATTTGACGAAACATTTTTAATGACAGTAGCGACACTGGGAGCGATCGCCATTCATAAATTACCCGAAGCTGTGGGGGTAATGTTGTTTTATAAAATTGGCGAATTATTCCAAGATATTGCCGTTAATCGTTCTCGCAGTTCCATTAAAGCTTTATTAGAAGTACGCCCAGACTATGCCAATATCAAGACAGAGACAGGACTAAATAGAGTATCACCTGAAGCTGTAAAAATTGATGATATTATCTTCGTAAAACCTGGAGAAAAGATTCCGTTAGATGGCGAAATAATCGAAGGAAATTCACAAGTTGATGCATCTGCTTTAACTGGAGAATCTGTACCGCGAACTGTAAGAGTTGGGGAAACAGTTTTGGCTGGGATGTTGAATAAAATAGGAGTTCTAACAATTAAAGTAACAAAACTTTTTGATGAATCCTCCATAGCTAAAATTTTAGACTTAGTACAGAATGCTCGGAGCAAAAAAGCAGAAACAGAAAAATTTATTACTATATTTGCTAGATATTACACACCAGTAGTAGTTTTTGTATCTTTAGCAATTGCAATATTACCTCCTTTATTAATTCCTGGGGCAACCTCTTCAGAATGGGTTTATCGGGCTTTGATATTATTAGTGATTTCTTGTCCATGCGGATTAGTTATTAGTATTCCATTAGGTTATTTTGGAGGAATTGGAGGTGCTGCTAAGCGCGGTATTTTAATTAAAGGCTCTACATTTTTAGATACTTTAACTAAAGTAAATACAGTTGTTTTTGACAAAACTGGTACATTGACAAAAGGAACATTTAAAGTAACACAAATTGTCCCAAGTAATAGTGATTTTAATCAATACGATTTACTGACATTAGCTGCCAAAATAGAATCACACTCAAATCATCCTATTGCTCAATCTATCCGTGATGCTTATGGACAAAGTATAGATGTATCTGTAGTCAGAGATTACGAGGAGATTGCAGGTTATGGAATCAAAGCTAATGTAGATAATAAGCTAGTGTTAGCAGGAAGCGATCGCCTATTACATAAAGAAAACATTGCTCATGAAACTTGCAATGTAGAGGGAACAGTTGTCCATTTAGCAGTTGATAGGATTTACGCTGGTTATATTGTAATTGCAGATGAGTTAAAAGAAGATGCAAGAGAAGCTATTCAAGCATTAAAACGAATTGGTGTAGAGAAAACAGTAATGTTGACAGGAGATAATCAAGCGATCGCTTCTCGTATTGCTCTACAACTTGGTATCGATGATTACGAAGCAGAGTTATTACCAGAAGAAAAAGTTAGCGTTATTGAAAAGTTACTTCATACCCCTGGAAAACATGGTAAAGTCGCCTTCATTGGTGATGGTATTAATGATGCTCCAGTAATTGCTAGAGCCGACGTTGGTATGGCAATGGGCGGTTTAGGTTCAGATGCAGCAATAGAAACTGCCGATATTGTCATCATGACAGATGCACCGTCAAAAGTAGCAGAAGCAATACAGATTGCTAAAAAAACTCATAGAATAGTTTGGCAAAACATTGCTTTTGCTTTAGGTATTAAAAGTATATTTATTGCATTAAGCATTTTTGGTATAGCAACAATGTGGGAAGCTGTGTTTGCCGATGTTGGTGTAGCCCTGCTAGCGATTTTTAACGCAACTAGAGTGATGAAATAA
- a CDS encoding MoxR family ATPase produces the protein MAEVVGRQFLEYTGKRQPKVGEKGANGQLLNPYLPNPELVEAVNLAIYLERPLLLKGEPGCGKTLLASAVAYDLGLNLEAWYVKSTSRAKDGLYNYDAVGRLRDAQLAASGRLTAEQIQRIDNPTAYVRWGPLGRAFQQENRTVVLIDEIDKADIDFPNDLLLELDERRFVVEETGQEIEAKAAPIVLITSNDEKDLPDAFLRRCLFHYVEFPSRERLIQIINALFPTSPQPLVDKAIVRFLLLREEMRKDKGEAGKKVSTSELIDWFRVLRRYPQDEALAKLDGKIPFGGVLLKSWDDHIRYLRQSRGRE, from the coding sequence ATGGCTGAGGTTGTAGGCAGACAATTCTTGGAATATACAGGTAAAAGACAGCCCAAAGTAGGAGAAAAAGGGGCAAATGGACAGTTATTAAATCCCTATTTGCCTAATCCTGAACTGGTTGAAGCAGTCAACTTGGCTATTTACTTGGAACGACCATTATTGCTAAAGGGAGAACCAGGATGCGGTAAAACTCTGCTAGCAAGTGCAGTTGCTTACGATCTGGGTTTGAATTTAGAAGCTTGGTATGTCAAGTCTACCAGCAGGGCAAAAGATGGTTTATATAACTACGATGCCGTTGGACGATTGCGAGATGCCCAGCTAGCTGCTTCTGGTCGCTTGACAGCAGAACAAATCCAGCGAATCGATAACCCAACAGCTTATGTACGCTGGGGGCCTTTAGGACGGGCATTTCAGCAAGAAAATCGCACCGTTGTACTAATTGATGAAATTGATAAAGCTGATATTGACTTTCCCAACGACCTGCTATTGGAATTAGATGAACGAAGGTTTGTTGTTGAGGAAACAGGTCAGGAGATTGAAGCCAAGGCAGCACCAATCGTTTTGATTACGAGCAATGATGAAAAAGATTTACCAGATGCTTTCTTGCGTCGGTGCTTATTTCATTATGTTGAATTTCCCAGTCGTGAGCGGTTGATACAAATTATTAACGCTCTGTTTCCCACTTCACCCCAACCTTTGGTAGACAAAGCCATAGTTCGCTTCTTACTACTGCGAGAAGAAATGCGAAAAGATAAAGGGGAGGCAGGTAAAAAGGTAAGCACCAGCGAATTAATTGACTGGTTTCGCGTCCTGCGTCGCTATCCCCAAGATGAGGCTTTAGCAAAACTGGATGGCAAAATTCCATTTGGCGGTGTGTTGCTTAAAAGTTGGGATGACCATATCCGTTATTTGAGACAAAGCCGTGGACGTGAATGA
- a CDS encoding CHASE2 domain-containing protein, with protein MSKIKPEMANRRIESFKKRFGKAHLYLAYHAAFPLALTPDLLYRLWANFQRDIQGQALGIPWVGVSDLLLSSLCDEVGHELYEMDLAIRKQLLKSLKEDPDFGKQRFNELANFLLDYIHPQLCNDDPDIQDLAQAQRWTALAYVLPSEAARELALTLSNLNQNQEKAELLRFASLVETVAEPLAEFESLLIYTRGIASFIRGDLESATTQFAKVPIYQNKIQFAGIDLLIPKEIIKITGHSINGISTSKKQKTPTSIIKTFSSQVSSRQKLINNRETPSSKFNFSRLIFISLLITGLVAGIRWLGILQSTEILAFDQMMRSRPNEGTDPRLLIVTIDDNDIANQRQNGEILKGASISDKSLNKLLAKLNQYQPRAIGLDVSRDFPAEQQDLITRLQQTDNLIGVCQGSLTTANTKGNEPPPEISNENLGFNDFIYDHDGVVRRQLLFMNQEATSLCPASYSLSLQLASLYLQPLGIEPKFTPQGNLQLGNTILPTLNSRASGYQGIDANGGQILLNYRSSKQVAEQITLTQFLSSSVNPSAIKDRIVLIGVVAKGDSSKQLDKSNRTQLNKEISGVLVDAHMVSQILSAVLDKRPLLQVWSLWVEVVWIWGWSLAGGLLAWRFQHLLYLALAGGIAIAVLYLVCLGLLISGVWVPFVPAVIGLVITGGSIMFVRLQPLPANQIIISQEETMK; from the coding sequence ATGAGTAAAATAAAACCTGAAATGGCTAACCGACGAATTGAGTCTTTTAAAAAACGTTTCGGAAAAGCTCACTTATATTTGGCTTATCATGCGGCTTTTCCCTTAGCGCTCACACCCGATTTATTATATCGTTTGTGGGCTAATTTTCAGCGGGATATTCAGGGCCAAGCGCTAGGTATTCCTTGGGTAGGTGTATCGGATCTACTGCTTTCTAGCCTATGTGACGAAGTTGGGCATGAACTCTACGAGATGGATTTAGCAATACGAAAGCAACTGCTTAAATCCTTGAAGGAAGATCCAGATTTTGGTAAGCAGCGATTTAATGAACTGGCTAACTTTCTACTCGATTACATCCACCCACAACTTTGTAACGACGATCCTGATATTCAAGACCTTGCCCAAGCTCAACGATGGACTGCGTTAGCTTATGTACTTCCTAGTGAAGCAGCTCGCGAACTAGCATTGACTTTATCAAACTTGAACCAAAATCAAGAAAAAGCAGAACTATTACGATTTGCCTCATTAGTAGAGACAGTTGCCGAACCATTAGCAGAATTTGAGTCATTATTAATATACACCCGTGGAATAGCAAGCTTTATCCGTGGTGATTTAGAAAGCGCAACAACTCAGTTTGCAAAAGTTCCTATTTATCAAAATAAAATCCAGTTTGCTGGAATAGATTTACTCATTCCCAAAGAAATTATCAAAATAACAGGGCATTCTATAAATGGCATTAGCACGTCGAAAAAACAAAAAACTCCGACTTCAATTATTAAAACATTTAGTAGCCAAGTATCAAGTAGACAAAAGTTAATTAACAATCGCGAAACTCCATCTAGTAAATTTAACTTTAGCAGACTAATTTTTATAAGTTTGCTTATAACAGGTTTAGTTGCAGGAATTAGATGGTTGGGAATACTGCAAAGTACAGAAATTTTAGCCTTTGACCAGATGATGCGATCGCGTCCCAACGAGGGAACTGATCCTCGCTTGCTAATAGTAACAATTGATGATAATGACATAGCAAATCAACGACAAAATGGCGAGATTTTAAAAGGAGCTTCCATCTCTGACAAATCTCTCAATAAACTACTAGCAAAACTGAATCAATACCAACCCCGCGCGATCGGTCTAGATGTCTCTCGTGATTTTCCTGCCGAACAGCAAGATTTAATTACTCGTCTTCAGCAGACTGATAACTTAATTGGAGTATGTCAGGGGAGTCTTACAACAGCAAACACTAAAGGTAATGAGCCACCACCAGAAATCTCAAACGAAAATTTAGGATTCAACGATTTTATTTACGATCATGATGGTGTTGTACGTCGGCAACTCCTATTCATGAACCAGGAAGCTACATCATTATGTCCTGCTTCCTATTCGCTCAGCCTACAGCTTGCCTCACTCTATTTGCAACCTTTAGGAATTGAACCAAAATTCACCCCACAAGGAAATTTGCAGCTTGGTAATACTATTTTACCGACTCTCAATTCTCGTGCTAGTGGCTATCAAGGTATTGATGCTAATGGCGGTCAAATATTACTTAACTACCGTTCCTCAAAGCAGGTAGCTGAACAGATAACGTTAACGCAGTTTCTATCGAGTTCAGTTAACCCTAGCGCTATCAAAGACCGGATTGTTCTGATTGGTGTGGTGGCAAAAGGAGATTCTTCCAAGCAGTTAGATAAGTCTAATAGAACTCAATTAAACAAAGAAATATCAGGAGTGCTGGTAGATGCACACATGGTTAGCCAAATCCTCAGCGCCGTTCTAGATAAGCGTCCTTTGTTGCAGGTTTGGTCACTGTGGGTTGAGGTTGTCTGGATTTGGGGCTGGTCTCTGGCCGGGGGGTTGCTAGCATGGCGGTTTCAGCATCTACTCTATCTCGCCTTGGCAGGCGGAATAGCGATCGCAGTTCTGTATTTAGTCTGCTTAGGTCTATTAATCTCAGGTGTTTGGGTGCCGTTTGTTCCAGCAGTAATAGGCTTAGTAATTACTGGCGGAAGCATAATGTTCGTAAGGCTTCAACCTCTACCAGCTAATCAAATAATTATCTCGCAAGAAGAAACTATGAAATAA
- a CDS encoding caspase family protein: protein MTNQTFTNGYALLIGVGADLPVTVKDATALQDVLIDPNRAAYPPEQVTLLTETSATRQNILAAFDQIITQVNQNPDATVIIYYSGHGGCNRRTNEYFLVPYGYDPSQRADTAISGVEFTQKIEAITARKLVVLLDCCHASGVPGLKEPGETFVKSPLPPELLNVLATGSGQVVVASSREDEYSYTGQPYSAFTDCLLDALQGKAAVNKDGYARILDVLVYLFDQVPKRASGPQHPFVNKVLDLGDNFPLCYYAGGSKFLAGETATFETTPPATNLTTGQQRRLQQKLDALQAESDIRSQKIKRMRSDLAIEAGTAIKFQLEQQLLEEEAQLAYLSNELDNIESTLQS from the coding sequence ATGACAAACCAAACTTTTACCAATGGTTATGCATTACTTATAGGCGTAGGTGCAGATTTACCTGTGACTGTCAAAGATGCAACTGCTCTACAAGATGTGCTAATTGACCCAAATCGCGCCGCCTATCCACCAGAACAAGTCACACTACTAACCGAAACCTCTGCAACTCGGCAAAATATCCTTGCAGCTTTTGACCAAATCATCACTCAAGTCAATCAAAATCCTGATGCAACTGTCATCATTTACTACTCTGGTCACGGTGGATGCAATAGACGTACTAATGAATACTTCCTTGTCCCTTATGGCTATGACCCTAGCCAACGCGCAGACACAGCTATCTCAGGTGTAGAATTTACCCAAAAAATTGAAGCAATTACAGCGCGTAAACTGGTAGTTTTATTAGATTGCTGTCATGCAAGTGGCGTTCCAGGTTTGAAGGAACCAGGGGAAACATTTGTTAAATCACCCTTACCTCCAGAACTGTTAAATGTGTTAGCAACGGGAAGCGGTCAAGTTGTAGTTGCTTCTTCGCGAGAAGACGAATATTCTTACACGGGTCAACCCTACAGTGCTTTCACAGATTGCTTGTTGGACGCTTTGCAAGGTAAAGCAGCAGTAAATAAAGATGGCTATGCACGTATTCTTGATGTTTTAGTTTACTTATTTGACCAAGTACCTAAAAGAGCTTCGGGGCCGCAACACCCGTTTGTCAACAAAGTGCTGGATTTGGGTGATAACTTTCCACTTTGCTATTACGCAGGTGGGAGTAAATTCTTAGCAGGTGAAACAGCAACCTTTGAAACTACTCCACCTGCTACTAACTTAACTACTGGTCAGCAGCGGCGACTACAGCAAAAACTAGACGCACTTCAAGCAGAATCGGACATCCGCAGCCAAAAGATAAAGCGGATGCGGTCAGATTTGGCAATCGAGGCTGGTACAGCAATTAAATTTCAGTTAGAACAGCAACTTCTTGAAGAAGAGGCTCAACTAGCATATCTAAGTAATGAATTAGATAATATTGAGTCTACATTGCAATCATGA
- a CDS encoding aromatic ring-hydroxylating dioxygenase subunit alpha: MNVNSQNFSSNRKPKNFNNPERFIEGWYWVITSQNLRVGEVKPVTILGRKLVIYRGKDKRAVTLDAYCPHMGAHLAEGKVEGNELRCFFHHWKFDSEGICVDIPCLDEPLPIKLKTWPTAEKYGMIWVWTGEIPQQPIPFVPEWEEKDCDITFGPRLLLKCHPNVVMINAIDAQHFNTVHKLSSEVVFEKQELEQNAIIFRNSTRGKNQSFFIKVIHPFYKNTVTYTICYWYGSTAILTINSDYLHLNIMFPLRLIKGGKSESQPLLMIKKRKGLLGWLYNQFVLLLTKIVGQYFFVGDSKIFQTIRFDLKTPIKADQSIMQLITHVERQKPLMWGTWQEVRSQQAESKPKRERWQDNMVND; this comes from the coding sequence ATGAACGTTAACTCGCAGAATTTTAGCTCAAATCGTAAACCTAAAAATTTTAATAACCCAGAGCGTTTTATTGAGGGATGGTATTGGGTAATTACCTCTCAAAATCTGCGGGTGGGTGAGGTCAAACCTGTCACAATTTTAGGCAGGAAACTAGTAATTTACCGTGGTAAAGACAAAAGGGCAGTTACCTTAGATGCCTATTGTCCCCATATGGGCGCTCACCTTGCTGAAGGTAAGGTTGAAGGTAATGAATTGCGTTGTTTTTTCCACCACTGGAAGTTTGATTCTGAAGGGATTTGTGTTGATATTCCATGTTTAGATGAGCCGCTTCCCATTAAGTTAAAAACTTGGCCCACAGCTGAGAAGTACGGAATGATTTGGGTTTGGACTGGAGAAATTCCCCAACAACCTATACCCTTTGTTCCAGAGTGGGAAGAAAAGGATTGTGATATAACTTTTGGCCCACGTTTACTGCTGAAATGTCACCCTAACGTGGTAATGATTAATGCCATTGATGCTCAACACTTTAATACAGTTCACAAACTATCATCAGAAGTTGTATTTGAAAAACAGGAATTGGAGCAAAATGCTATTATCTTTAGAAATAGTACACGTGGTAAAAACCAATCTTTTTTCATCAAAGTTATCCATCCTTTCTACAAAAATACTGTTACTTACACTATTTGTTACTGGTATGGTAGCACCGCTATATTAACAATTAATTCTGATTATCTCCATTTAAATATCATGTTTCCCCTACGCTTAATTAAAGGAGGAAAATCTGAATCTCAACCCCTATTAATGATTAAAAAACGTAAAGGACTTTTAGGTTGGTTATATAATCAGTTTGTGTTATTACTGACTAAAATTGTCGGTCAATACTTTTTTGTAGGTGACAGCAAGATTTTTCAGACAATTCGATTTGATTTGAAAACTCCGATTAAGGCAGATCAATCAATTATGCAGTTGATCACCCATGTTGAAAGACAGAAACCTTTGATGTGGGGTACTTGGCAAGAAGTGCGATCGCAACAAGCAGAAAGCAAGCCCAAGCGTGAGAGATGGCAAGATAATATGGTTAATGACTAA
- a CDS encoding heavy metal-responsive transcriptional regulator: MLTQDSKLLLIGQVTSLSGIPIRTIRYYESLGLLKSSGRTEGGFRQFSSDVLTRLAFIKRAQNLGLSLDEIRAILQVYDQGQPPCGEIKEKLEDKLLQIDRQIDQLVTLRSEIEGLLSGWKNMRGQQENTICPIIQK; encoded by the coding sequence GTGTTAACTCAGGATAGTAAACTACTTTTGATTGGTCAGGTAACAAGTTTGAGCGGAATTCCTATTAGGACAATTCGCTACTATGAAAGCTTAGGTTTGCTTAAATCATCAGGCCGAACAGAGGGGGGCTTTCGCCAGTTTTCTTCAGATGTACTTACTCGTCTAGCTTTCATTAAAAGAGCGCAAAACCTTGGTCTTAGCCTGGATGAAATTAGAGCCATACTTCAGGTTTATGACCAAGGACAACCTCCTTGTGGTGAAATTAAAGAAAAGCTGGAAGATAAATTATTGCAAATTGACCGCCAAATTGATCAGTTGGTAACCTTACGTTCTGAGATAGAAGGATTACTTTCAGGCTGGAAGAATATGCGTGGTCAGCAGGAAAATACAATTTGTCCGATCATCCAAAAATAG
- a CDS encoding heavy metal translocating P-type ATPase, with protein MDNLTLKLRGMSCAACANNVEKAIRSVPGVIDCNVNFGAEQATINYDRQRTNLEKIQAAIDAAGYSSSLQEDILTREDDVEKGSRLSEQRQLTLKVVVGGIISFFLFFGSLPMMTGLHLSLIPEFLHNPWLQLVLTTPVEFWCGGSFYRNAWKAFKRHTATMDTLITLGTSAAYLYSLFVTVFPGFFIAQGLMPHVYYEVAAIVITLILLGRLLENRAKGQTSEAIRKLIGLQARDARVIRNGVEMDVPIAEVRVNDVILVRPGEKIPVDGEVIAGASTVDEAMVTGESLPVKKQPGDEVIGATINKTGSFEFRVTRVGKDTFLAQIVKLVQQAQGSKAPIQRLADQITGWFVPAVIAIAIATFVIWFIFTGNFTLATITTVGVLIIACPCALGLATPTSVMVGTGKGAENGILIKGAQSLELAHKIQTIVLDKTGTLTQGKPTVTDFVTVNGTANANEIQLLQLAATVERNSEHPLAEAVVRYAKSQEVKLIEAKNFEANAGSGVQGIVAERLVQIGTQRWLTELGINTIALQQYQETWEAAGKTVIWIAVDGQIQGIMGIADALKPSSAAAVKALQKLGLEVVMLTGDNRQTAEAIAAQVGIKHIFAEVRPDQKAAIIQSLQQGGLGIRDWEDKGKIQRRILEQLSPLSPSTQSPVPNPQRCTELVEVYPIPSDALSLSKCTQSLVAMVGDGINDAPALAQADVGIAIGTGTDVAIAASDITLISGDLQAIVTAIQLSHATINNIRQNLFFAFIYNVIGIPIAAGILFPFSGWLLNPIIAGAAMALSSLSVVTNALRLRNFQPKVSS; from the coding sequence ATGGATAATCTTACACTCAAACTCCGAGGCATGAGCTGTGCTGCTTGCGCCAATAATGTTGAAAAAGCGATTCGCTCAGTTCCAGGGGTGATTGACTGCAACGTTAACTTTGGAGCAGAACAAGCCACTATTAATTACGATCGCCAGCGAACCAATTTGGAGAAAATCCAAGCTGCTATCGACGCTGCGGGTTACTCGTCTTCACTCCAGGAAGACATACTTACTAGAGAAGATGATGTTGAAAAAGGCAGTAGGCTGTCAGAACAACGTCAACTCACCCTTAAGGTAGTGGTTGGGGGTATAATCAGCTTTTTCTTGTTTTTCGGGTCATTGCCGATGATGACAGGGCTGCACTTGTCCCTGATTCCAGAATTTCTACATAATCCTTGGCTACAGTTAGTGCTGACAACACCCGTTGAGTTCTGGTGTGGTGGCTCTTTTTACCGCAATGCTTGGAAAGCTTTTAAACGGCATACTGCGACGATGGATACGCTGATTACTTTGGGTACAAGTGCAGCATATCTATATTCTTTGTTTGTTACTGTTTTCCCTGGATTTTTTATTGCTCAGGGCTTGATGCCTCATGTTTATTATGAAGTTGCAGCAATTGTCATTACTTTAATTTTGCTAGGACGGTTGTTGGAAAATCGCGCTAAAGGACAGACTTCTGAAGCCATCCGCAAACTCATTGGACTGCAAGCCAGAGATGCCAGAGTCATTCGTAATGGTGTGGAAATGGATGTTCCCATTGCCGAAGTTAGAGTCAATGATGTGATTTTGGTGCGTCCTGGTGAGAAGATTCCGGTTGATGGGGAAGTGATTGCAGGTGCTTCGACGGTAGATGAAGCGATGGTGACAGGTGAAAGTCTGCCAGTTAAGAAGCAACCAGGAGATGAGGTGATTGGGGCAACGATTAACAAAACTGGTAGTTTTGAGTTTCGGGTGACACGAGTTGGAAAAGATACGTTTTTAGCTCAAATAGTTAAATTAGTACAACAGGCACAAGGTTCTAAAGCCCCAATTCAACGCTTGGCAGATCAAATTACAGGATGGTTTGTACCAGCTGTAATTGCGATCGCGATCGCCACTTTCGTTATTTGGTTTATTTTTACAGGCAACTTTACCTTAGCAACAATCACAACGGTGGGTGTACTGATTATCGCCTGTCCCTGTGCTTTGGGTTTAGCGACTCCCACTTCTGTAATGGTGGGGACGGGTAAAGGTGCAGAAAATGGCATTTTGATTAAAGGCGCTCAAAGCTTAGAACTGGCACACAAAATCCAAACTATTGTCTTAGATAAAACTGGAACTCTGACTCAGGGGAAACCCACGGTTACAGATTTTGTAACTGTTAACGGCACTGCTAATGCTAATGAAATCCAGCTTTTACAATTGGCTGCAACGGTAGAACGCAATTCTGAGCATCCTTTAGCAGAGGCAGTTGTCAGATATGCCAAATCTCAAGAAGTGAAATTAATAGAGGCAAAGAACTTTGAGGCTAATGCAGGTAGTGGTGTACAAGGCATAGTTGCTGAACGCCTTGTACAAATTGGCACACAACGCTGGTTAACAGAACTCGGAATTAACACCATTGCTCTCCAGCAGTATCAAGAGACTTGGGAGGCTGCTGGTAAAACAGTCATTTGGATTGCTGTAGATGGTCAAATACAAGGAATAATGGGAATTGCCGATGCCCTAAAACCATCATCAGCAGCAGCAGTTAAAGCACTACAAAAGTTAGGTTTAGAAGTAGTCATGTTGACTGGAGATAATCGCCAAACTGCGGAGGCGATCGCGGCTCAAGTCGGTATCAAGCACATCTTTGCCGAAGTGCGACCAGATCAGAAGGCGGCGATTATTCAATCTCTGCAACAAGGGGGGCTGGGTATTAGGGACTGGGAGGACAAGGGAAAGATACAAAGAAGAATTCTTGAACAGCTCTCTCCTTTATCTCCTAGTACCCAATCCCCAGTACCCAATCCCCAGCGATGCACTGAGCTTGTCGAAGTGTACCCAATCCCCAGCGATGCACTGAGCTTGTCGAAGTGTACCCAATCCCTTGTTGCAATGGTAGGTGATGGCATTAATGATGCACCAGCACTAGCACAGGCAGATGTAGGGATTGCTATTGGTACAGGAACAGATGTGGCGATCGCAGCTAGCGATATCACTCTAATTTCTGGAGACTTGCAGGCAATAGTCACAGCTATTCAACTCAGCCACGCCACCATCAACAACATTAGGCAAAATCTCTTTTTTGCGTTTATTTACAACGTTATTGGTATTCCTATTGCGGCTGGAATTCTGTTCCCTTTCTCTGGCTGGCTGCTTAATCCCATCATCGCTGGGGCTGCGATGGCTCTTTCTTCGCTTTCTGTTGTCACGAATGCCCTAAGATTGCGTAACTTTCAACCAAAAGTTAGTTCCTAA
- a CDS encoding heavy-metal-associated domain-containing protein, translated as MTLTLTVPNMACSACANTITKTLQAVDANATIQADPTTKLVSVETQASETAVKEALAAAGYPVV; from the coding sequence ATGACTCTGACACTCACAGTTCCCAACATGGCTTGTTCTGCTTGTGCAAACACCATTACCAAAACACTTCAAGCAGTTGATGCCAACGCCACTATTCAGGCTGATCCTACAACCAAGCTTGTCAGTGTAGAAACTCAAGCATCAGAAACAGCAGTTAAGGAAGCATTGGCTGCTGCTGGCTATCCAGTTGTCTGA